The Bicyclus anynana chromosome 4, ilBicAnyn1.1, whole genome shotgun sequence DNA window CAACGAAGATCCTTTCCAATACATTAAAGTTAGTGAAGATGAAGATGATGCTAACGCCGTCGAGATTCCTTGTGAACTTGACGGGACTCTGTTGCTGTCGACTTTAGTAGCTCAGTTTCCTGGAGCTTGTGGCCTCAAATATCGCCATCGTGAAACCAAAACGATTCGCGGTATCCGTCTTAGTGATGGAAAACTGCATCCCCCGAGTGAAGCGGGATGGGGCAAACTTTTGTATATTTGTGTCTTCCCAAAAGAGAACAAGCGAAAGATGGAAGATGTATCACCTGAAAATTCAGCAGCAAAAACAAAACGTTTAGAGAAGAAGCTTACTTGCTCAGATCTTATATGCCTCGGTCTGCCTTGGAAATCTACTGAAGAGTCTATTAAACAATACTTTGAGCAGTTTGGCGAAGTCGTAATGGTTCAAttgaaaaaagataaaaatggtGTTTTTAAAGGTTTTGGTTTTGTGAGATTCGCTACCTACGCCTCACAGATGAGAGCCTTGGCTCAAAGACATAACATTGATGGTCGTTGGGTTGATGTCCGAATACCAAACTCCAAAGAAGGAGTTGTACCACAGATGCCTTGCAAAGTTTTTGTTGGCAGGTGTACCGAAGATATGACTGCAGAAGACCTCTGTGAATATTTCTCCAGGTTTGGTGAAGTAACAGATGTATTTGTTCCGAGGCCATTCAGAGCTTTTGGTTTTGTTACTTTCTTAGACCCTGAAGTGGCTCAGAGTCTCTGTGGTGAAGATCATGTAATAAAAGGTGCATCAGTTTCTGTCTCTAGTGCAGCACCAAAAATCAAAGGCAAGTCCAACCAGAATTGGAAAGAGGAGCCTTATGGCTCCAACAATTGGGATGGCAATAGACCTGGACCAGCCGGTGGTGGTAAAGGCAATGGAAACAGTAACAATATAGACACACTGAACATGCAGAATTTGGGAATAAACCCTAATGGTGGCCCACCACCTAACTTTAATTTGCCAATAAGTCTTGTGGCTGCAGCTCTTAACCAAGCTGGGTGGGGTGGGTTTCTCGGAGGACAGGGCAATGCAGGCCCAAACAACTGGCAAGGAGGCCCTCCTCAAGGTAGTTCTGGTAAAAATTGGAATGGTAATCAAAATTGGGGACAAAATGGACCACCTCCAGCTTGGAATCAGGGGAGCAACCCTAATTGGAATGGTGGAAAAAATGGTAACTGGAACCAAGGGAATTGGCCCAGTGGACAATCATGGGGTGGTAATAGTGGGGGTGGTTCGGCCAGCTCTGGTGGTGGATGGAACAACAAATCTCAAACATGAGGTGAGCC harbors:
- the LOC112043293 gene encoding TAR DNA-binding protein 43-like, with protein sequence MTNKTTVNEDPFQYIKVSEDEDDANAVEIPCELDGTLLLSTLVAQFPGACGLKYRHRETKTIRGIRLSDGKLHPPSEAGWGKLLYICVFPKENKRKMEDVSPENSAAKTKRLEKKLTCSDLICLGLPWKSTEESIKQYFEQFGEVVMVQLKKDKNGVFKGFGFVRFATYASQMRALAQRHNIDGRWVDVRIPNSKEGVVPQMPCKVFVGRCTEDMTAEDLCEYFSRFGEVTDVFVPRPFRAFGFVTFLDPEVAQSLCGEDHVIKGASVSVSSAAPKIKGKSNQNWKEEPYGSNNWDGNRPGPAGGGKGNGNSNNIDTLNMQNLGINPNGGPPPNFNLPISLVAAALNQAGWGGFLGGQGNAGPNNWQGGPPQGSSGKNWNGNQNWGQNGPPPAWNQGSNPNWNGGKNGNWNQGNWPSGQSWGGNSGGGSASSGGGWNNKSQT